In Acidobacteriota bacterium, the genomic stretch AGGTCGTGCGTGAAGGCCTCCGTCTGTTGAAGGAGCATGATGAGGTGCGGCTGCGCTGGCGGGAGCAGATCGAGCGCGGCTGGCAGGAGGCACTGGCCGGACGAGTCGTCGACGGCCCCGCCGCGATGACGCGCATCAAGCAG encodes the following:
- a CDS encoding type II toxin-antitoxin system ParD family antitoxin yields the protein MNVSLTPELERFVGEKVESGLYNNASEVVREGLRLLKEHDEVRLRWREQIERGWQEALAGRVVDGPAAMTRIKQRVTARSKKRA